From one Lolium rigidum isolate FL_2022 chromosome 4, APGP_CSIRO_Lrig_0.1, whole genome shotgun sequence genomic stretch:
- the LOC124648694 gene encoding uncharacterized protein LOC124648694, with protein MPLLLRRLAGAVSAPLRRSLCTAASRPPWAMVYSWAALDASPAARATFDLDAAPYISQISVPAHLADGMDFAAASVRATSSDGLLLLDLAEARHGPLPPPHVPDFVDTETLHQMAAAGAAAELDVTRFVCNPLSGQLFRLPVAPDLGAAKASTAFGLLTQPDGAHGPPDRFVVAQLCFRARDNRPVVRRFLSETGEWDDQLPMPCSVPPRMPSCSWQQFQVHTSHDVLAFGDRLWWFDAAWGAVSVDPFSDRPGIRFVELPRGSERLDIDIKDKMLLTKRRIMGVSEGKLRYIETSTEKEPFMIRSFALDDEGRCWKLTRESTITMVLPNKAKPHAGHLPWIAAIDPFDANVLYFNLVHTVFAMDMAKKKAIRSRPCPERLRALGKCHSCAFYLPCVLPTWLQSCYIPSAEMRSGLPV; from the exons ATGCCGCTCCTGCTCCGACGCCTCGCCGGCGCTGTCTCCGCGCCCCTCCGACGCTCCCTCTGCACGGCCGCCTCGCGCCCTCCCTGGGCCATGGTCTACAGCTGGGCGGCGCTGGACGCGTCGCCGGCCGCGCGCGCGACCTTCGACCTCGACGCGGCCCCGTACATCTCCCAAATCTCCGTCCCCGCCCACCTCGCCGACGGCATGGACTTCGCCGCCGCAAGCGTCCGCGCCACCAGctccgacggcctcctcctcctcgacctaGCAGAGGCCCGCCACGGCCCTCTCCCCCCTCCCCACGTCCCCGACTTCGTGGACACCGAAACGCTACACCAAATGGCCGCGgctggcgccgccgccgagctggacGTCACGCGCTTCGTCTGCAACCCTCTCAGCGGCCAGCTGTTCCGCCTCCCGGTGGCCCCGGACCTGGGTGCCGCCAAGGCAAGTACGGCTTTCGGCTTGCTCACCCAGCCCGACGGCGCCCACGGCCCGCCCGATCGATTCGTGGTTGCTCAGCTCTGCTTCCGGGCAAGGGACAACCGCCCAGTCGTGCGGCGGTTCCTGTCCGAAACAGGGGAGTGGGACGACCAGCTGCCAATGCCCTGTTCCGTGCCGCCCAGGATGCcctcttgctcttggcagcagtTTCAGGTACACACAAGCCACGACGTGCTGGCGTTCGGCGACAGGCTGTGGTGGTTCGACGCCGCCTGGGGCGCCGTCTCCGTGGATCCCTTCAGCGACCGGCCCGGCATTCGATTCGTCGAGCTGCCGCGGGGCAGCGAGCGGTTGGACATTGATATCAAGGATAAAATGCTGCTGACCAAGCGCCGGATCATGGGCGTCAGCGAGGGGAAGCTGCGGTATATCGAAACGTCCACCGAGAAGGAGCCGTTCATGATCAGGTCGTTTGCACTCGACGACGAGGGGCGCTGCTGGAAGCTCACGCGTGAGTCAACGATTACCATGGTCTTGCCCAACAAAGCCAAACCACACGCAGGCCACCTGCCATGGATTGCTGCCATCGATCCCTTCGACGCCAACGTTCTGTATTTCAACCTTGTTCACACTGTTTTTGCAATGGACATGGCTAAGAAGAAGGCGATCCGAAGCAGACCTTGTCCAGAAAGGCTCAGAGCTCTAGGAAAGTGCCACAGCTGTGCTTTCTATCTGCCGTGCGTGCTCCCAACATGGCTTCAATCATGCTACATTCCTTCTGCAG AGATGCGGAGTGGTCTACCTGTTTAG
- the LOC124648693 gene encoding uncharacterized protein LOC124648693 yields the protein MLRRLSGALAGGLRRSLSTAASRPRPPWALVQLTSVDDSGAPAPGASFHLDEPPFVTNLTVPAHFVHPRPLPDPKTGKYGFVSGQVGAISSDGFLLVRFWEARYDIPAIAGDDDEESSLASALLGLSLADMDINPEGSRFVCNPLSGELYRLPDLDGTKRTTMYHHLGLLTQAEGGQGPPARYAVAEMFTLGDGSQDERGFVMRRFLSETGKWEKLVGLPSPLPASGRRRMAIGNAVVAFGDRLWWLDESWGAVSVDPLSDRPELCFTELPRGSVLPDLEGMVLTRELGRYRRMGVSEGKMRYVEVSKEKPFVISSFSLDDGGSSWTLDHEVAFLHIWMDECNLFAPLKEMPAIGAIDPLNSNVVYLVCGDQLLGVNMVNKKVTGSSRLDVPEFPLLPCVLPNWLETSQIPYAGPSFVAWCDTQARLQEHHSQKILALAPPAAAAPVQRIVVEKRAPPGDMMAQ from the exons ATGCTCCGTCGCCTGTCCGGTGCCCTCGCCGGCGGCCTCCGCCGCTCCCTCTCCACGGCCGcgtcgcgcccgcgcccgccgtgGGCCCTCGTCCAGCTCACGTCGGTGGACGACTCAGGGGCGCCGGCGCCGGGCGCGTCCTTCCACCTCGACGAGCCCCCGTTCGTCACCAACCTCACCGTCCCCGCCCACTTCGTCCACCCTCGCCCCCTCCCCGACCCCAAGACCGGCAAGTACGGCTTCGTCTCCGGCCAAGTCGGCGCCATAAGCAGCGACGGCTTCCTCCTGGTGCGCTTCTGGGAGGCCCGCTACGACATCCccgccatcgccggcgacgacgacgaagaatccTCCCTAGCTTCCGCGCTGCTCGGCCTGTCCTTGGCCGATATGGACATTAATCCCGAAGGCTCGCGCTTCGTCTGCAACCCGCTCAGCGGCGAGCTGTACCGCCTCCCGGACCTCGACGGCACCAAGAGGACGACCATGTACCACCACCTCGGCCTCCTCACCCAAGCGGAAGGCGGGCAAGGACCGCCTGCTAGGTACGCGGTGGCTGAGATGTTCACTCTCGGAGACGGGAGCCAGGACGAGCGGGGATTCGTCATGCGCCGGTTTCTGTCCGAGACAGGGAAGTGGGAAAAGTTGGTGGGCTTGCCATCCCCTTTGCCAGCATCTGGGCGGCGGCGGATGGCCATCGGCAACGCCGTGGTTGCTTTCGGCGACCGGCTGTGGTGGCTCGACGAGAGCTGGGGCGCCGTCTCCGTGGATCCTCTCAGCGACCGCCCGGAGCTCTGCTTCACCGAGCTGCCCAGAGGAAGCGTGCTGCCTGACCTGGAGGGCATGGTGTTAACGAGGGAACTTGGCAGATACCGGCGCATGGGGGTCAGCGAGGGGAAGATGCGATACGTCGAGGTGTCCAAGGAGAAGCCTTTTGTGATCAGTTCCTTCTCGCTCGACGACGGGGGCAGCTCCTGGACGCTCGACCATGAGGTAGCATTTCTTCACATTTGGATGGACGAGTGCAACCTGTTTGCACCCTTGAAGGAGATGCCGGCGATTGGGGCCATTGACCCACTCAACTCCAATGTGGTCTACCTCGTCTGCGGCGACCAGCTTCTTGGCGTGAACATGGTTAACAAGAAGGTTACCGGCAGTTCTCGACTGGATGTACCTGAATTCCCCCTCCTACCGTGTGTGCTCCCAAATTGGCTGGAAACAAGCCAAATTCCTTATGCAG GCCCCTCT TTTGTTGCCTGGTGCGATACACAGGCTCGGCTGCAGGAGCATCATTCGCAGAAGATCCTGGCCCTGGCTCCccctgctgctgctgcgcctGTGCAGAGGATCGTGGTGGAGAAGcgcgcccctcctggcgacatgaTGGCCCAATGA